In Exiguobacterium acetylicum, the genomic stretch ACCAGATGGCACGGTCGATCTCATCACAACATGCGGAATTGTCAACAAAGAATCAAGAAATGGAACACAATCAGGAAGTATTGAAGCAAAAACAGAATGAGCTTGAGCGTGCTCTTGAAGTGACGCGGACGAATGAACTCCATTTGCAGGATCGGAATGAACTGATCGAAACGCTTGCTTCAAAGGAGAGTTTATTCGATTACTCGTCTGTCATCAGTACGATCGTTCGGTTGACGAAGACAGAGTTCGGGGCATTGTTATTGATCAAGAATAATGAAATCGCGCAAGTCGTTCCAAAAGAAATGACAGAAGAACAACAAGAGAGTTTAAAGACGGAGTCGTTACTACTAAAGCGAGTCATGATTTCAAAGGAAACCGCACATTCCTCAAAAAAGGTTGCGAACGACGATCTGATCAAGTATCCGTATCACGTCTATGAAGGTGTTATTCCGATCATGGATCCGGCAAAAGAAGAATTGATTGCCTGTCTTTATCTAGCACGGTTTGACGCACCATTCAACCAACAGGATTTAGCGGAACTGGAATCGTTCTCAAAACAGATTGCGATCTCATTGATGCGAATGTCACTCTACGAACAGATGGAATACGAACGAAAAGAGACGGCACAACTGCTGAATTCCGTTCGGGAAGCGATTCTCTACATCAAACACGAAGAGAAGACGATCTTAGGAAATCAGGCGTTATTCGATATCTTCCAGTCGTTACAAGTCGAAGAAGACAACGATTCGATGACCTTCCTCGAAGTCCGACCGGAAACGATGTTCGAGCAGATGGATCAGAAGGAAGCGTTTGAAGCATACTTTGAAGAAGTCTTATCGGGTGAGATTCCGGAGGGCATGTTCTCCTTGTCGATCGACCAAGGGGAATATTTCATTCAAGTCTATGCCGAAGCCATTGCGCACGGAGGACATTCAAAAGGAACGATTCTCGTCTTCCGTGACGTCACGGCTGAGACAGAAGTCGACCGCGTGAAGTCGGAACTCGTCTCAACGGTCTCGCATGAACTTCGAACACCGCTCTCTTCGATTTATGGCTTTACGGAGCTCATGTTGAAACGGGATTTGGATCCCGAGCGAAATAAGCGATACTTGCAGACGATCCACGATGAATCGAAGCGTCTGACCGATCTCGTCAGCGACTTCTTGAACGTTCAGCGGATGGAGTCAGGAAAACAAGAGTATGACAAACAAATCTTTGACCTGAAAGAAATCGTCAAGGAACAAATTCAGTTTTATCAAGCAGCGACGGAGCAACACAGTCTGCAGCTTGATTTGAATGATGAACAGGACTTCATGGTCGAGGCAGATGCGAACAGCATGAAACAGTTACTCGGTAATCTCTTGAATAACGCGGTGAAGTACTCACCGGACGGCGGGGATGTCGTCGTGACGATGACCCACCAGCATAATCAAATCGAACTCAGCGTTCGCGATTTCGGGATCGGGATTCCGAGTCACTCGATGCCGCATCTATTCAGTAAGTTTTACCGGGTCGACAACTCAGACAGCCGAAAGATTGGCGGGACGGGTCTGGGATTATCGATCTGTAAGGAAATCGTTCGCGCACATGATGGCAATATCGAAGTCGAATCGATCCTTGGAGAAGGAACGGTCTTCCGGGTCAAGTTGCCGAGTGCGACAGACGCGTTACTCGAAGCAGAATGAAGAGACGAAGAAGAGGTGATATCATGCGCCTCTTCTTTTTTGTCGTGCCTCGTGTGAGATTCGTCCAAATTCCTGCGATTGGCTAAAACGAGTAAGATGCAGACATTTGAACGATAAATCGAACAGATTGATGACAGAACGAATGAAACAGTTGAAAAAATCGTAAATTGTGCAGGGATTGCGAACGTTTCTGAACTCTCGCTATAGTGATTACAAAAAACGTGGGAGGAAAAAGAATCATGGAGAGCTTAGAAGCGTTACTCACACCACCGCAAGATATCGAACAAGAGAATGCAAACATTGATGGCAAAACACCGCTAGCGAAATTACAGCGGATTGCTGGGGAAGCAGCGCGGCAGATGATGCGACAACATCTCGAAGCGGATGTCTTGCAGGCGCTTGACGACAACATCTTATATATCCACGACGCCGATTATTACGTGACGGGTACGACGACTTGTGCCCAGATTCCGCTCGGTCAGCTACTCTCAAATGGATTTCAGACGACACACGGTTCAATCCGACCAGCACAAGACATCCGTTCGGCCCTTGCTCTTGCAGCAATCATCGTCCAAGCGAATCAAAACATGCAGCATGGCGGACAAGCCTTTGCGACCTTTGACGATGATCTAGCACCATTCGTCGAAAAGACCTACCAACGCGAATGGACCAAACTACATGACCTTGTACCGCATTGGAAGCGACGCAAGCGGGAACGGCGCGCATGGCAGGAGACGTATGAAAAGACGTTTCAGGCATGTGAAGCGTTCATCCATAATACGAATTCAATGCATTCACGCGGAGGGGGACAAGTGCCGTTTTTATCCGTCAATTATGGAACGAATACGACGCAGGCAGGGCGACTTTTCCAGCGCGCCTTACTGACAGCGACGGAACGTGGGTTAGGAAGAGGGGAGACGCCGATCTTTCCAATTCAAATCTTTAAAGTCAAACAAGGCGTCAACCTGTCACCGACAGACCCGAACTACGATTTGTTTCAACTTGCTACCCGCGTGACAGGAAAACGACTGTTTCCGAACTTTGCGTTTCTTGATGCACCATTCAACCGTCAGGAGCAACCAGGGGGAGCCGAAGTCGCGTACATGGGATGCCGGACCCGTGTGTTTGAAGATCGTGGAGACATCCCGTCCGTTACAGGGCGAGGGAACTTATCGTTTACGAGCATCAATCTCGTCCGTTTGGCGCTTCAATGTCAAACCGTCGATCAAATGTTCGAAGCCGTCCAAGAGACGACAAGACTTGCATGCCGGCAACTCATCATGCGTTATGAGTTCCA encodes the following:
- a CDS encoding ATP-binding protein, whose translation is MKHWMTEKLGRQLMAIFYSVFALSVITSVASYLYVDNADGRTKEQVLDQLQKTQWFWFLNLMIFLFCLLFIVRPLIHRVTSQLRELNVKSRRLAEGKSISLEHDVDSHNEVGQLTASFYQMARSISSQHAELSTKNQEMEHNQEVLKQKQNELERALEVTRTNELHLQDRNELIETLASKESLFDYSSVISTIVRLTKTEFGALLLIKNNEIAQVVPKEMTEEQQESLKTESLLLKRVMISKETAHSSKKVANDDLIKYPYHVYEGVIPIMDPAKEELIACLYLARFDAPFNQQDLAELESFSKQIAISLMRMSLYEQMEYERKETAQLLNSVREAILYIKHEEKTILGNQALFDIFQSLQVEEDNDSMTFLEVRPETMFEQMDQKEAFEAYFEEVLSGEIPEGMFSLSIDQGEYFIQVYAEAIAHGGHSKGTILVFRDVTAETEVDRVKSELVSTVSHELRTPLSSIYGFTELMLKRDLDPERNKRYLQTIHDESKRLTDLVSDFLNVQRMESGKQEYDKQIFDLKEIVKEQIQFYQAATEQHSLQLDLNDEQDFMVEADANSMKQLLGNLLNNAVKYSPDGGDVVVTMTHQHNQIELSVRDFGIGIPSHSMPHLFSKFYRVDNSDSRKIGGTGLGLSICKEIVRAHDGNIEVESILGEGTVFRVKLPSATDALLEAE
- a CDS encoding anaerobic ribonucleoside triphosphate reductase; translation: MITKNVGGKRIMESLEALLTPPQDIEQENANIDGKTPLAKLQRIAGEAARQMMRQHLEADVLQALDDNILYIHDADYYVTGTTTCAQIPLGQLLSNGFQTTHGSIRPAQDIRSALALAAIIVQANQNMQHGGQAFATFDDDLAPFVEKTYQREWTKLHDLVPHWKRRKRERRAWQETYEKTFQACEAFIHNTNSMHSRGGGQVPFLSVNYGTNTTQAGRLFQRALLTATERGLGRGETPIFPIQIFKVKQGVNLSPTDPNYDLFQLATRVTGKRLFPNFAFLDAPFNRQEQPGGAEVAYMGCRTRVFEDRGDIPSVTGRGNLSFTSINLVRLALQCQTVDQMFEAVQETTRLACRQLIMRYEFQASQTADAFPFLYQHVWKDGERLKSTDPVGSVLKHGTLAVGFIGLAECLTVLTGNHHGYSELAHRIGLALIQAMRTVVDNYGEMTGLNFSLLATPAEGLSGKFTRRDASDFGEIKGVTDQPYYTNSFHIPVDAPVTIREKIQLEAPFHALCNGGHITYVETDGALAGNPQAIEDIVRLMAEAGIGYGSINHPVDRCLDCRTEQTIEDQCPVCGSKSIERIRRITGYLVGTLDRWNEAKRAEEQNRVKHDATRSFPSS